In the Helianthus annuus cultivar XRQ/B chromosome 11, HanXRQr2.0-SUNRISE, whole genome shotgun sequence genome, one interval contains:
- the LOC110889194 gene encoding peroxidase 64-like has product MAAKNTNMLSLIFSFIILGLAHLNLVNALSANYYDQTCPNAESTITSVVKKAMLNDPTVPAALLRMHFHDCFIRGCDGSVLLNSTGKNKAEKDGPPNISLHAFYVIDNAKKAVEALCPKTVSCADILALAARDAVTLSGGPTWDVPKGRKDGRVSKATETRQLPAPTFNISQLQQSFAQRGLSMDDLVALSGGHTLGFAHCSSFQNRIHNFSSKQSVDPTLESSFAASLKSVCPAKNTAKNAGANLDATPTTFDNRYYKLLLQGKSIFSSDQSLINSAKTKALVSKFASSQQEFQKAFVKSMIKMSSISGGQEVRLDCRVVN; this is encoded by the exons ATGGCAGCCAAGAACACCAACATGCTTTCCCTTATTTTCAGTTTCATTATCTTAGGATTAGCCCATCTTAACTTGGTTAATGCACTAAGTGCTAATTACTATGATCAAACATGCCCCAATGCTGAATCAACCATTACAAGTGTTGTCAAGAAAGCTATGTTGAATGATCCAACAGTTCCTGCTGCACTTCTAAGAATGCATTTCCATGATTGCTTCATTAGG GGGTGTGATGGTTCGGTGTTGTTGAACTCAACCGGGAAGAACAAAGCTGAGAAAGATGGACCTCCAAACATATCTTTGCATGCATTTTATGTGATTGATAATGCCAAGAAAGCAGTAGAGGCTTTATGTCCTAAAACTGTCTCTTGTGCAGATATCTTGGCATTAGCAGCAAGGGATGCAGTCACTTTG TCTGGAGGGCCAACATGGGATGTGCCAAAAGGAAGAAAGGATGGAAGAGTTTCGAAAGCTACCGAAACACGACAATTACCTGCTCCAACATTCAATATTTCCCAATTGCAACAAAGTTTTGCACAAAGAGGTCTTTCCATGGATGATTTAGTTGCACTATCAG GAGGACATACACTTGGGTTCGCTCATTGCTCATCCTTTCAGAACAGGATACACAACTTTAGTTCAAAGCAAAGTGTCGACCCGACTCTGGAATCGTCATTTGCAGCCAGTTTAAAGAGTGTATGCCCTGCAAAAAACACAGCGAAAAATGCGGGTGCAAATCTTGATGCGACTCCCACAACTTTTGACAATAGATATTATAAGTTACTTCTCCAAGGCAAGAGTATATTCTCTTCTGATCAGTCGTTGATCAATTCGGCAAAGACGAAAGCATTGGTCTCAAAGTTTGCTAGCTCACAACAAGAGTTCCAGAAAGCATTTGTGAAATCCATGATTAAGATGAGTAGCATCAGTGGTGGGCAAGAGGTAAGGCTCGACTGTAGAGTTGTAAACTAA
- the LOC110887545 gene encoding uncharacterized protein LOC110887545, translating into MSSSTIHPVVSVNNIKNFIPLILDSQTEHYNTWAELFVLHCKAYDVFDHLQARDTGTSSSTEKDKDKAKETAPKHTYLESWERIDSIVLQWIYGTKSQDLMHTIMITNTTAYDAWCRLKNLFLDNQAARTITIQNNFFNTRLEQFSTMAEYCQHMKLLYDQLISLGSTVSENQPVLHILTGLTDQYESISLILQ; encoded by the coding sequence ATGTCTTCCTCAACCATCCATCCTGTTGTCTCGGTTAATAATATCAAGAACTTCATCCCGCTGATTCTTGATAGTCAAACCGAACACTACAACACATGGGCTGAATTGTTCGTTCTTCACTGTAAAGCCTATGATGTCTTCGACCACTTGCAAGCTCGCGACACCGGTACCTCCTCCTCCACCGAAAAAGACAAAGACAAAGCCAAAGAAACCGCCCCCAAACATACCTATCTTGAGTCATGGGAACGTATAGATTCCATTGTTCTTCAGTGGATATACGGTACCAAATCTCAGGATCTCATGCACACCATCATGATTACCAACACCACCGCATACGATGCTTGGTGTCGACTTAAAAATCTTTTTCTTGACAACCAAGCGGCTCGTACCATCACCATCCAAAACAATTTTTTCAATACACGCCTTGAACAATTTTCCACTATGGCCGAATACTGTCAACACATGAAGCTGCTTTATGATCAACTCATAAGTCTCGGGTCCACCGTCTCCGAAAACCAACCGGTTCTTCATATTCTCACCGGCTTAACGGATCAGTATGAGAGCATCTCTCTCATCCTACAGTAA